One stretch of Punica granatum isolate Tunisia-2019 chromosome 5, ASM765513v2, whole genome shotgun sequence DNA includes these proteins:
- the LOC116207256 gene encoding non-specific lipid-transfer protein-like protein At2g13820 — protein MARRRMKIGLVTILVVAAATLWAGAAAQSSLDCTNVLISMSSCLNYISGNSSTPSSNCCSQLASVIRSQPQCLCQVLNGGASSLGITINQTQAMGLPGACNVQTPSVSLCNAASPAGSPTRTPPTVPSGTGSNTVPSTEGDGSSDRTSMRLSAPLFFVLLFAASYGSTWSTY, from the exons ATGGccagaaggagaatgaagattGGCCTCGTTACTATCCTGGTTGTGGCAGCAGCAACCCTCTGGGCCGGTGCGGCGGCGCAGTCGAGCTTGGACTGTACCAACGTGCTCATCAGCATGTCCTCGTGCCTCAACTACATCAGTGGAAACTCGTCCACCCCGTCCTCCAACTGCTGCTCACAGCTCGCCAGCGTCATCCGGTCACAGCCCCAGTGCCTCTGCCAGGTCCTCAATGGGGGCGCCTCCTCCCTTGGCATCACCATTAATCAGACCCAGGCCATGGGCCTTCCTGGCGCCTGCAACGTTCAGACCCCATCTGTCAGCCTCTGCAATG CTGCTTCTCCTGCCGGTTCTCCTACTCGAACTCCTCCCACAGTTCCTTCAG GAACTGGATCGAATACTGTTCCATCCACAGAAGGAGACGGCTCGTCAGACAGAACATCCATGAGGCTCTCTGCTCCACTCTTCTTCGTCCTGCTCTTTGCTGCTTCATATGGCTCCACCTGGTCGACCTACTAA